A window of Microbacterium sp. BK668 genomic DNA:
ACCCCGGCCCGCGTCGGTCGAGCTCGTGGGCGCCCGCGCGCGGGTCACCGGCTCGGTGACGGGCCGCGGGAAGACGTGGCGAGCCGTCCTGCCGCTGCGGGCCGCGCGCTGGGGCGGGCCGGAGCTTCCGCTTCCGACCGGCGACTACGCCCTCGTCGTCGAGACGGCGGCCGATGCACCGGCGATCGAGCCACCCGGTCCGCTGCCGCTCGCGCAGCTCGGGACGCTTCGCGCGTCGCTGGAGTCGGCGCTCGTGCGGATCGGGCCGCCCATCGACCCCGCCTACGACTCGGGTGAGGGACAGGCCGCCCTGGAGCGGCGCTATGCGACGCGTCCGGGCGGACTCGAGAACGCGGTGTTCTTCGAGAGCTTCTATGGTCGCAACGCCAGCTGCAACCCGCTCGCGATCGACCGCGAGATCGCGCGCCGCGTGCCGGGCGTGACGCGGTACTGGAGCGTCGTCGACCTCTCGGTGCAGGTTCCCGAGGGCGCCATCCCGGTCGTCGAAGGCAGCCCCGAGTGGTGGAGGGCGCGCGGCTCTGCGCGCCTCCTCGTCGTCAACGACTGGCTGCGCCGCCGCTTCGCCCGGCGTCCCGGACAGATCGTGCTGCAGACCTGGCACGGCACGCCGCTCAAACGGCTCGCGTTGCACCGGCCCGGCTTCGACCCCCGCCGCATGGCCGCCGTCGTGCGGGAGTCTCGCCGGTGGAACGTGCTTCTCGCCCAGAACCCCTATGCCGCGCGAATCCTCGGCAAGGCGTACGCCTTCCTCACGCGACCGGTCTGGGTGGAGGGCTATCCCCGTAACGACATCCTCAGCGGCGGCGGCGGCGACGCGGCGGCGACGCGGCGCGCGCTCGGCATCCGCCCCGACGACCGCGTCATCCTGTATGCGCCGACGTGGCGCGACGACCGCGACGAGATCGTCGACTTCGTCGACCCGGCAGAGCTGGCCGCCGAGACGGACGCCGTGGTGCTCGTGCGGGGGCACTCCCGCACGCTTCTTCCGGGAAAGGATGCCGCCGGCCCCCGGGTCGTCGACGTCACGGGCTTCCCCGACACGTCCCTCCTGCTCCTGGCCGCCGACGCGCTCGTGACCGACTACTCGTCGGTCATGTTCGACTTCTCGGTGACCGGCAAGCCCATGTACTTCCTCGTTCCCGACATGGAGCACTACCGCGGCGAGCTGCGGGGGTTCTACTTCGACCTGGTGGCGCACGCACCCGGGCCCGTCGTGCGCACGCAGGCCGAGCTCGTGACGCAGCTGCGCTCGGGCGACCCCGCCCGGTACGCGGCGCAGTACGCCCAGTGGCGGCAGAAGTTCAACCCTCGCGATGACGGGCGAGCCGCCGAGCGGGTCGTCGACCGCATCCTCGACCAGGGCTTCATCGACCGCGGCGTCGGGTAGGCGGCTACGGCAGCGGCGTGTTCCGGTCGCCGAGCCGCGATGTGTCGACGGTGTCGTGCGCGCCTCGGGCGACGCCGGCGATGAACCCTGCGCCCCACGACAGGTGCATCGTCGGCAGCACGGCGGCGGTCCAGAGCTTGTCGCGCCATCCCCTGCCTCCGCCCGGGCCGATCGTCCAGGCGAGCACGAGCACGACATAGGCGATGACGGGGAGGTAGACGACGGATGCCGCGACCGACCACCACCCGACGAGCACCCCCGCGACCTGGAGCACGGCGACGACGATGCTCAGGACGAGAGCCACGAGGAGAGCGGGTGGCGCGAAGAACCGGAGGGAGTTGCCGCGGCCGAAGCGTCGCACGAGCTCTCCGCGCCACCGGCCGGTCGCACGGAACTGCCGTGCGAGCCGGGTCCAGCTCTCACGCGGCCAGTAGGTCACCGACAGCGCAGGGTCGAACCAGACGCGGTAGCCCGCCCGGCGGATGCGGAGGTTGAGCTCCCAGTCCTCGCCGCGGCGGATCGTCTCGTCGAACAGGCCCACCTCCTCCAGCACCGACCTGCGCATCACGCCGAGGTACGCCGATTCGGCCGCGCCCTCCTCGCGACCGCCGTGGTACGCCCCGCCGCCGAGGCCGATCGGGGAGTTGTAGGCTCGCGCGACGGAGCGCTGGAAGGGCGTGCGACCCTCC
This region includes:
- a CDS encoding CDP-glycerol glycerophosphotransferase family protein, producing the protein MTDARFTTEPGAALVLSGEGPRPASVELVGARARVTGSVTGRGKTWRAVLPLRAARWGGPELPLPTGDYALVVETAADAPAIEPPGPLPLAQLGTLRASLESALVRIGPPIDPAYDSGEGQAALERRYATRPGGLENAVFFESFYGRNASCNPLAIDREIARRVPGVTRYWSVVDLSVQVPEGAIPVVEGSPEWWRARGSARLLVVNDWLRRRFARRPGQIVLQTWHGTPLKRLALHRPGFDPRRMAAVVRESRRWNVLLAQNPYAARILGKAYAFLTRPVWVEGYPRNDILSGGGGDAAATRRALGIRPDDRVILYAPTWRDDRDEIVDFVDPAELAAETDAVVLVRGHSRTLLPGKDAAGPRVVDVTGFPDTSLLLLAADALVTDYSSVMFDFSVTGKPMYFLVPDMEHYRGELRGFYFDLVAHAPGPVVRTQAELVTQLRSGDPARYAAQYAQWRQKFNPRDDGRAAERVVDRILDQGFIDRGVG
- a CDS encoding glycosyltransferase family 2 protein → MQSTEPGRRDAPVVPDDAGVTFVMPVLNERGYLQRAVETVLAQEVDGPAELILALGPSTDGTTALAQRLAGSDPRIVLVDNPAADIPVGLNLAIRAGRYPTVVRVDAHSELQPGYTRRALATLARVRAANVGGVMRAEGRTPFQRSVARAYNSPIGLGGGAYHGGREEGAAESAYLGVMRRSVLEEVGLFDETIRRGEDWELNLRIRRAGYRVWFDPALSVTYWPRESWTRLARQFRATGRWRGELVRRFGRGNSLRFFAPPALLVALVLSIVVAVLQVAGVLVGWWSVAASVVYLPVIAYVVLVLAWTIGPGGGRGWRDKLWTAAVLPTMHLSWGAGFIAGVARGAHDTVDTSRLGDRNTPLP